GCGCAACACCGCTTCCACCTCGGAATCATCGAGCGCCAGCATGCTCATCCCGGACCGCATCCCGGTCATCCAACCAAAGATCTCCAGCATCTGTTCTTCGCTCAACTGCGCTTCCGGCAGCGGCGCGGCTGCCACCGCCTCCGGAGCCGCCGGCGCAGGGGGCGCGCTTTGAGCGAACCCGACCGAAGCCGCGATCAAAAGAATGCCGGAATACGAAACACGAAGAAACGAGGAGCGCATAAACGAACGAGAGGGGGGGGGGGAACAGGTTTGAAACGGTCAAACTGTTCCCTGGCGACCCTCGGCGCAATCTCCGACTCCTCCCTTGTCAGGACGCGCTTTCTTGCCATGGTTCTTGCCCCCCCTATGAACGCCGATTCCTTCTGGACGAGCCAAGACGGCCAAATCCTCAATGTGCGCCCCCAGGGAGACGACCAGCCGGTCGCCCTCACCCTGGCCTTCTGGCCGCGCAATCCCTCCGAATTCGAATATCTCAAGGCGCACCTCGCCGAGCTTAAGTTCTCCCTCCGCTCCACCCTCGCGCGCATCGGGATCGAGATGCTCATCCAGGAAACCGCCCGCATCGACGGCAACCGCGTCGTCCTCGAGGCCGAGGCCTTCCTTTACGACCTCTCCTTCCCGCACGCCGCCTACTGGCGCAAACTCCTGCGCCTCGGCACGCCGGTCGGTCGCCTCTTCGTCGCTCCGGCCGCCGCCAAGCTCACCACCGCCGAGATCTGGGAAGCCATCCGCGCCAACGTGCTCAAGCTGCCCAACACGATCTCCATCGATCGTGATGGACACGTGTTCCTCACCCCCCACCACGTCCGCTACACCCTCAAACCCGACCTCGACCGCGAGTCCTTCCAGCGCCTCGTCTCGGGCAACGCCGGCCGCAGCTTCCTCGACAAGGTCCAGATCCGCCACGCCGCGTCCCCCCTCGCCATCCCGCCGCACTCCGGCGTCCTCACCAGCTGCTCCCTGTATCTCAAAGAGCACTACGTCGTCCTCAACCAGGGCGCCGGCAACTTCGGCATCCACACCAGTGCCGTCCTGCTCGACCCGGTGAAGACCTTCGGCACCAACATCATGTTGGAAATCTACAACCAGGGCGAGGAGCCGGTCGTGAATCCCATGGTGTCGGTCGAGATCTTCCGCGCCCCCGAGCGCGACGGTTCCCAAGTCAAGACGCTCACCGCCAAACGCGAACGTCTCATCTCTGTCGCCCAGGACACCTTCGCCTGCCTCGACGACCGTCCGCCCGAGCCGGGGGCGGCCAAGGACGCGCCGAAGCCCCGCCTGCGGGTCGCGTTGCGCGGCCAACACGCGCAGATGGAAAACGCCTGCCACTTCCTCCACGTCGGCAACAACGGCCACAACCTCAAGGAAGTCCTCGCCGACACCGAGGGCGCCTGCGGCTACCCGACCTTGTTGCACGCCCTAGAGCACGCGCCCGCCAACGCCGACACGTTGGTGACCCACTGCTTCCCCAACCTGCCCGAGCAGGTCGAGCTGCTCACCCGCCTCCCCGACCTCAAGCTCAAGCGCATCATCTTCCGCAGCGCCTCGCGCACCCACGGGTTCTTCCTCTCGCACAACGCCCACGGACGCCTCGACACCCTCAACGCCCTCGGCATCGACGTCTACTGGTATAACCCCCAGCTCGGCGACCTCTTCCTCCACACCTACAAGAAGAACCACGGCTTCTTCATCCGCGAAGAGATGCAGCGCCGCTTCCAGGAGTCGACCATCCTCGCGTTCTACGGCAGCGCTGTCGGCCTCACCGACGAGCAGACCGAAAACATCTCGATCCTCATCGAGAAACTCACCCGCTACATGGCCCCCAACGTCGGCGTGCTCACCGGCGGCGGCGGCGGCGTGATGGGCCTCGCCTGCGAAAAAGCCCGCTCCGAAGGTGGCCTCACCGGCGCCTGCTTCCTCGAACTCGAAGCCCAGCCGCCCAAGCTCGGCGTCGACTTCTTCAACACCTTCCAGGAGTCGTCCCGCCACTTCCGCCAAAAGTGGTTCGAAGTCGCCGATTTTTGCATCTTCAACGTCGGCGGTGTCGGCACCCTCGAGGAAATCGGCATCGAGCTCTGCAACCTCAAGCTCGGCATCCGCCCCCGCGTGCCCTTCGTCTTCTTCGGCGCCGACTACTTCAACCACCTGCGCAAGCAGATCACCCACATGGTCAACGAAGGCCGCGCCCCGGCCTGGATGCTCGATTACATGCTCTTCACCGACGACCCCGACGCCGTCGTCGCCTTCTACCGCGAGAAACTCCAGGTCCTCTGATCGTCCCGGCCGGCTCGCCGACCGCGACGGAGTTGAAGGGTTAAGTTTAAGTTGAAGCCCCCGGGACCACCGACGTGAGCGCGAGCAAGCTCGCGGCCTACAGTGCGGTATCCGACCGCGAAATGTAGGCTGCGAGCTTGCTCGCGCTCCGTTGCCTCTCCGTTCCAGCGGTAAGCGATCAGCGGTCAGCGGTCAGCTTTCAGCGCTCAATTTTTCAGCATTTCGACGGCGCAACGCGCCGCTTCCCGCCACTCCGCCGCAACACGCGGGCGACACGCCCACGGCTACATCCCCATCCAAATGTAGCAGCGGCCGTCTCGGCCGCTCCGTTTGCCCTCTCGGACCTTTGCGTTCTTTGCGTCCTTTGCCGTCTTTGCGTTAAACTTCGTTGCCTCTCGGTCCCAGCGGTAGGCGGTAGGCGGTAGGCGACCAGCCCCCAGCCACCCAGCAAATCAAAACCTCGACGACCCGGTGCCGCCTTCGGCAGTTTCACGGCTTGCCTGCGACACCGGATCTCGGCCGGTCGTGCGGGCGTCCTGATTTCTACGACCCAGACCCATGACCCAGCTCCCCTCGTCCGTTCTCGTCGTTGGCTCCGGTGGCCGCGAAC
This portion of the Actomonas aquatica genome encodes:
- a CDS encoding LOG family protein, translating into MNADSFWTSQDGQILNVRPQGDDQPVALTLAFWPRNPSEFEYLKAHLAELKFSLRSTLARIGIEMLIQETARIDGNRVVLEAEAFLYDLSFPHAAYWRKLLRLGTPVGRLFVAPAAAKLTTAEIWEAIRANVLKLPNTISIDRDGHVFLTPHHVRYTLKPDLDRESFQRLVSGNAGRSFLDKVQIRHAASPLAIPPHSGVLTSCSLYLKEHYVVLNQGAGNFGIHTSAVLLDPVKTFGTNIMLEIYNQGEEPVVNPMVSVEIFRAPERDGSQVKTLTAKRERLISVAQDTFACLDDRPPEPGAAKDAPKPRLRVALRGQHAQMENACHFLHVGNNGHNLKEVLADTEGACGYPTLLHALEHAPANADTLVTHCFPNLPEQVELLTRLPDLKLKRIIFRSASRTHGFFLSHNAHGRLDTLNALGIDVYWYNPQLGDLFLHTYKKNHGFFIREEMQRRFQESTILAFYGSAVGLTDEQTENISILIEKLTRYMAPNVGVLTGGGGGVMGLACEKARSEGGLTGACFLELEAQPPKLGVDFFNTFQESSRHFRQKWFEVADFCIFNVGGVGTLEEIGIELCNLKLGIRPRVPFVFFGADYFNHLRKQITHMVNEGRAPAWMLDYMLFTDDPDAVVAFYREKLQVL